A stretch of the Acanthopagrus latus isolate v.2019 chromosome 9, fAcaLat1.1, whole genome shotgun sequence genome encodes the following:
- the LOC119025973 gene encoding olfactory receptor 142-like produces MMDNVSVITTFFLSGLHETMNYRRALFFITLLCYCFILLVNITLIVTIIVDKDLHEPMYILLCTFCINGLYGTAGFYPKFLWDLLSPVHVISYSGCLVQAHIMYSFACSDLFILSVMAYDRYVAICRPLEYHSVMTKQRLIKLVCYSWITPFCIMGTNIFLTSRLKLCSPYISRLFCVNWIIVKLACFPAETTLNGVVAYITIAFYILHAFFIIWSYMYLIKTCVHSIENRAKFMQTCVPHLTSVLIFLVAIVSDVLNIRFGSNDLPQTLQNFVAIEFLVIPPLMNPLIYGFKLTKIRNRIPGVITLKTK; encoded by the coding sequence ATGATGGATAATGTCTCTGTTATAACAACATTCTTTCTTTCAGGTTTACATGAAACAATGAACTACAGACGTGCTCTGTTCTTTATCactttactgtgttactgttttattttgttggtaaATATTACTCTCATTGTGACCATCATCGTAGATAAAGACCTGCATGAACCAATGTATATTTTACTATGTACTTTTTGCATAAACGGACTTTATGGGACAGCAGGTTTCTATCCCAAGTTTCTCTGGGATCTGCTTTCTCCTGTTCACGTCATCTCTTATTCTGGATGTCTTGTTCAGGCTCATATAATGTACTCATTTGCCTGCTCAGATCTTTTTATTCTTTCCGTCATGGcatatgacagatatgtggctATATGTCGACCACTGGAGTACCACTCTGTCATGACAAAGCAAAGACTCATTAAGTTAGTGTGTTACTCTTGGATAACACCTTTTTGCATCATGGGCACAAATATTTTTCTGACATCTAGATTAAAGTTATGCAGCCCATATATTTCCAggcttttttgtgtgaattgGATTATTGTTAAACTTGCTTgtttcccagctgaaactaccCTTAATGGCGTAGTTGCGTACATAACAATAGCCTTTTATATCTTGCATGCCTTCTTTATAATTTGGTCCTACATGTatctcattaaaacatgtgtgCATTCAATAGAAAACAGGGCAAAGTTCATGCAAACATGTGTGCCACATTTAACCTCCGTGCTCATTTTTCTTGTGGCTATAGTGTCTGATGTATTGAATATTCGATTTGGCTCAAACGATTTACCACAAACCCTTCAAAACTTTGTTGCTATAGAATTCCTTGTCATACCTCCCTTAATGAATCCTCTCATTTATGGTTTCAAATTGACCAAAATTAGAAACAGAATTCCGGGTGTCATtactttaaaaactaaatga
- the LOC119026108 gene encoding olfactory receptor 6N2-like produces the protein MKNTTYPPYFNLTMFVKIGNYRYPAFVLCLLLYALIISANLVIILVISREKTLHEPMYIFIMCLSINSLWGSAGFFFRFFKDLLSDTHLIPRSACFFQIYVIYTYASYELTLLGIMAYDRYVAVCQPLHYHSKVTSKLVSKLVAFAWIVPVFSVAACVYLSSRLPLCGNKIPKIFCANWPVVKLSCVSTVMNNLVGMFATVSTVFLPLAFVLYTYARIFLVCRKRSSEFRGKVIQSCLPHVITFVNYSITVFCDIALSRIDLEALNPFLAVILSLEFVVIPPIVNPLVYGLKLPEIRKHILGLYFLKDNQRGPH, from the exons atgaaaaacacaacttatCCACCTTATTTTAACCTCACCATGTTTGTTAAGATAGGCAACTACCGCTATCCAGCATTTGTCCTGTGCTTGCTTTTGTATGCTTTAATTATCTCAGCTAATCTTGTCATAATATTGGTAATATCACGAGAGAAAACTTTACATGAGCCcatgtatattttcattatgtgtCTTTCTATTAACTCTCTGTGGGGCTCTGCTGGCTTCTTCTTCAGATTTTTCAAAGACCTTCTGTCTGATACTCATTTGATCCCACgatcagcttgtttttttcagatctaTGTCATTTACACCTATGCATCCTATGAGCTCACCCTCTTGGGCATTATGGCTTATGATCGGTATGTTGCTGTGTGTCAACCTCTACATTACCACAGCAAAGTAACTTCCAAGCTGGTCTCTAAGCTGGTCGCTTTTGCTTGGATCGTTCcagttttttctgttgcagCCTGTGTTTATCTGTCCTCCAGACTTCCACTCTGTGGCAATAAGATACCAAAGATATTCTGCGCCAACTGGCCTGTTGTAAAACTGTCGTGTGTCTCTACTGTTATGAATAACCTTGTTGGCATGTTCGCGACCGTAAGCACAGTCTTTCTGCCCTTAGCTTTTGTCTTGTATACATACGCACgcatttttcttgtttgcaGGAAACGCTCCTCAGAATTCAGGGGCAAAGTCATACAGAGCTGTCTGCCGCACGTTATTACGTTCGTGAATTATTCCATCACTGTGTTTTGTGATATTGCACTCAGCAGAATTGATCTTGAGGCTCTGAATCCATTCCTAGCTGTAATTTTGTCACTGGAGTTTGTTGTGATTCCTCCCATTGTGAATCCTCTCGTGTACGGCCTGAAGCTACCAGAAATCAGAAAAC ACATTTTAGGGCTTTATTTCCTAAAAGACAACCAAA GAGGACCGCACTAA
- the LOC119026103 gene encoding olfactory receptor 6N2-like, whose product MENTTHPPYFNLTMFVNIGNYRYPAFVLCLLLYALIISANLVIILVISREKTLHEPMYIFIMCLSINSLWGSAGFFFRFFKDLLSDTHLIPRSACFFQIYVIYTYASYELTLLGIMAYDRYVAVCQPLHYHSKVTSKLVSKLVAFAWIFPAFSVAACVYLSSRLPLCGNKIPKIFCANWPVVKLSCVSTVMNNLVGMLVSVSTVFLPLAFVLYTYARIFLVCRKRSSEFRGKVIQSCLPHVITFVNYSITVFCDVALSRIDLEALNPFLAIILSLEFVVIPPIVNPLVYGLKLPEIRRLILRTLSCLKSDKQTKR is encoded by the coding sequence ATGGAAAACACAACTCATCCACCTTATTTTAACCTCACCATGTTTGTTAACATAGGCAACTACCGCTATCCAGCATTTGTCTTGTGCTTGCTTTTGTATGCTTTAATTATCTCAGCTAATCTTGTCATAATATTGGTAATATCACGAGAGAAAACTTTACATGAGCCcatgtatattttcattatgtgtCTTTCTATTAACTCTCTGTGGGGCTCTGCTGGCTTCTTCTTCAGATTTTTCAAAGACCTTCTGTCTGATACTCATTTGATCCCACgatcagcttgtttttttcagatctaTGTCATTTACACCTATGCATCCTATGAGCTCACCCTCTTGGGCATTATGGCTTATGATCGGTATGTTGCTGTGTGTCAACCTCTACATTACCACAGCAAAGTAACTTCCAAGCTGGTCTCCAAGCTGGTCGCTTTTGCGTGGATCTTTCCAGCTTTTTCTGTTGCAGCCTGTGTTTATCTGTCCTCCAGACTTCCACTCTGTGGCAATAAGATACCAAAGATATTCTGCGCCAACTGGCCTGTTGTAAAACTGTCGTGTGTCTCCACTGTTATGAATAACCTTGTTGGCATGTTAGTGTCGGTAAGCACAGTCTTTCTGCCCCTGGCTTTTGTCTTGTATACATACGCACgcatttttcttgtttgcaGGAAACGCTCCTCAGAATTCAGGGGCAAAGTCATACAGAGCTGTCTGCCGCACGTTATTACATTCGTGAATTATTCCATCACTGTGTTTTGTGATGTGGCGCTCAGCAGAATTGATCTTGAGGCTCTGAATCCATTCCTAGCTATAATTTTGTCACTGGAGTTTGTTGTGATTCCTCCCATTGTGAATCCTCTTGTGTACGGCCTGAAGCTACCAGAAATCAGAAGACTTATTTTAAGAACATTATCATGCTTAAaatctgacaaacaaacaaagcgttag